In Alphaproteobacteria bacterium, one genomic interval encodes:
- a CDS encoding ABC transporter permease — protein MPVVAPIGRFVLAFAVTAGRIAIFASQALLRSVTPPYYPRLVLRQMVEIGFYSLPVVGLTAIFTGMVLALQSFTGFSRFSAESAIPNIVVVSITRELGPVLAGLMVAGRIGAAIAAEIGTMRVTEQIDALTTLKTDPLRYLVAPRLIAATLLLPILVLIADIIGVLGGYLVSVYKLGFAGDVYLINTMDFVEPLDVVSGLVKAAVFGFLVALMGCYHGYRSRGGAQGVGQATTNAVVSASILILVFNFIVTELFFTQ, from the coding sequence ATGCCGGTCGTCGCCCCCATCGGCCGTTTCGTGCTGGCGTTCGCGGTGACCGCCGGCCGCATCGCCATTTTTGCCAGCCAGGCCCTGCTGCGCAGTGTGACACCGCCCTACTATCCACGGCTGGTATTACGCCAGATGGTGGAGATCGGTTTCTACTCCCTGCCGGTGGTCGGCCTGACTGCGATCTTTACGGGCATGGTTCTGGCCCTGCAGAGCTTTACAGGATTTTCCCGGTTCAGCGCCGAATCGGCGATTCCCAATATCGTTGTGGTGTCGATCACCCGCGAGCTTGGCCCGGTTCTGGCCGGGCTGATGGTGGCCGGCCGCATCGGCGCCGCCATCGCCGCCGAGATCGGCACCATGCGGGTCACCGAACAGATCGATGCCCTGACGACGCTGAAAACCGATCCGCTGCGCTATCTGGTGGCGCCACGTCTGATTGCCGCCACCTTGCTGCTGCCGATCCTGGTGCTGATTGCCGATATCATCGGCGTGCTGGGCGGCTATCTGGTGAGCGTTTACAAGCTGGGCTTCGCGGGCGACGTCTATCTCATAAACACCATGGATTTTGTCGAGCCGCTGGATGTGGTGTCTGGCCTGGTGAAGGCCGCCGTGTTCGGCTTTCTGGTGGCCCTGATGGGCTGCTACCACGGCTATCGCTCCCGCGGCGGCGCTCAGGGCGTCGGTCAGGCGACCACTAATGCGGTGGTCTCCGCCTCGATCCTGATTCTGGTGTTCAATTTCATCGTCACCGAACTGTTCTTCACCCAATGA
- a CDS encoding ATP-binding cassette domain-containing protein, with protein MTHTPAKIEIRNLSKAFGAKTVLDGLNLSIPDKTSMVVIGGSGTGKSVLIKCITGIMEADDGEILIDGEDVLALRPRDREALTGKIGMLFQGSALFDSLPVWENVAFGLIQSGVPRRRAREIAVDKLARVRLGPEVAGLMAAELSGGMQKRVSLARAIASDPEIIFFDEPTNGLDPITAHVIDDLIVESVRSLGATTLSITHDMPSVRRIADRVAMLHSGAIVWNGPVSELDGSGNDFVDQFIHGRAEGPIQMELRR; from the coding sequence ATGACCCATACGCCGGCCAAGATCGAAATCAGGAACCTGTCCAAGGCCTTCGGCGCCAAGACCGTTCTTGACGGGCTTAACCTCAGCATTCCCGACAAGACCAGCATGGTGGTGATCGGCGGCTCTGGCACCGGCAAGTCGGTCCTGATCAAGTGCATCACCGGGATCATGGAGGCGGACGACGGAGAGATCCTGATTGACGGCGAGGACGTTCTGGCGTTGCGGCCGCGCGACCGCGAAGCCCTGACCGGCAAAATCGGTATGCTGTTCCAGGGCTCGGCCCTCTTCGACTCGCTGCCGGTTTGGGAGAACGTAGCCTTCGGCCTGATTCAGTCAGGTGTGCCGCGGCGGCGGGCCCGGGAGATCGCCGTGGACAAGCTGGCCCGGGTGCGGCTGGGCCCGGAAGTGGCGGGGCTTATGGCGGCGGAGCTGTCCGGCGGCATGCAGAAGCGGGTGTCCCTGGCCCGCGCCATCGCCAGCGATCCCGAGATCATCTTTTTCGATGAGCCGACCAACGGCCTCGATCCGATCACCGCCCATGTCATCGATGATCTGATTGTGGAAAGCGTGCGCTCGCTCGGCGCCACGACCCTGTCGATTACCCACGACATGCCCAGTGTGCGGCGCATTGCCGACCGTGTGGCCATGCTGCACAGCGGCGCCATCGTCTGGAACGGTCCGGTCAGCGAACTTGACGGGTCGGGCAATGATTTCGTCGATCAGTTCATTCACGGAAGGGCCGAGGGACCGATTCAGATGGAACTGCGGCGATGA
- the radA gene encoding DNA repair protein RadA: MARRQTVHVCQACGASAPRWQGKCDACGAWNTLVEESVAPTTATGGVAKRRRKGPTMALSELRGGDPDMPRLQTAIAELDRVAGGGLVPGSALLVGGDPGIGKSTLLLEAAAGVAKAGGRVVYVSGEEAIEQVRLRARRLGLAEAPVSLAAETSVDTIVASLSGERDLALLVIDSIQTMHVDALDSAPGTVAQVRASTQALIRLAKTSGTVLVLVGHVTKEGTLAGPRVLEHMVDTVLYFEGERGHQFRILRAVKNRFGPTDEIGVFEMSDGGLRQVSNPSALFLGGAPGAAATPAGAAVFAGIEGTRPLLVEIQALVAPSGLGTPRRAVVGWDGPRLAMVLAVLEARANLRLSSQDVYLNVAGGLRIAEPAADLAVAAALVSSATDVPVPAGTVIFGEIGLAGEVRPVGRSDVRLSEAAKLGFTHAWVPKPREGQQTGRRRSGSDGLEISAIGGLQDLVRLFRRMAAGDPAERRPGAKQDRQDG; this comes from the coding sequence ATGGCGCGCCGCCAGACAGTTCATGTATGCCAGGCCTGTGGCGCCAGCGCGCCCCGCTGGCAGGGCAAGTGTGACGCCTGCGGCGCATGGAATACCCTGGTCGAGGAATCCGTGGCACCGACCACCGCCACCGGCGGTGTGGCCAAACGCCGACGCAAGGGTCCGACCATGGCGCTGAGCGAGTTGCGGGGCGGTGATCCGGACATGCCCCGTCTGCAAACCGCCATCGCCGAACTGGACAGGGTGGCCGGCGGCGGGCTGGTGCCGGGATCGGCCCTTCTGGTCGGCGGTGACCCGGGCATCGGCAAGTCAACGCTGTTGCTGGAGGCGGCGGCCGGCGTCGCCAAGGCCGGCGGCCGGGTGGTCTATGTCTCCGGCGAAGAGGCCATCGAGCAGGTGCGCCTGCGGGCGCGCCGTCTGGGCCTGGCCGAGGCGCCGGTCAGCCTGGCGGCGGAGACCAGCGTCGACACCATTGTCGCCAGCCTGTCGGGCGAGCGCGACCTGGCGCTGCTGGTGATCGATTCGATTCAGACCATGCATGTGGATGCCCTGGATTCAGCACCGGGCACGGTCGCCCAGGTACGGGCCAGCACCCAGGCCCTGATCCGTCTGGCCAAGACGTCGGGAACGGTTCTGGTGCTGGTCGGCCACGTCACCAAGGAAGGCACCCTGGCTGGTCCCCGGGTGCTGGAGCACATGGTCGACACGGTGCTGTATTTCGAGGGAGAGCGGGGCCACCAGTTCCGCATCCTGCGGGCGGTGAAAAACCGCTTCGGCCCGACCGACGAAATCGGCGTCTTTGAGATGAGCGATGGTGGCCTGCGTCAGGTGAGCAATCCCTCGGCGCTGTTCCTGGGTGGCGCGCCGGGCGCGGCGGCGACCCCGGCCGGCGCCGCGGTCTTTGCCGGAATCGAGGGGACGCGACCGCTTCTGGTGGAGATTCAGGCGCTGGTGGCGCCGTCGGGCCTTGGCACGCCGCGCCGCGCGGTGGTCGGCTGGGACGGCCCGCGACTGGCCATGGTCCTGGCGGTGCTGGAGGCCCGCGCCAATCTCCGGCTGTCGAGTCAGGATGTCTATCTGAACGTGGCCGGCGGCCTGCGTATCGCCGAGCCGGCGGCTGACCTGGCGGTAGCGGCGGCGCTGGTGTCATCGGCAACCGACGTGCCGGTACCGGCGGGAACCGTGATCTTTGGCGAAATCGGCCTGGCCGGCGAGGTGCGGCCGGTCGGCCGCAGCGATGTGCGGCTGAGCGAAGCGGCCAAGCTTGGATTCACCCATGCGTGGGTGCCGAAACCGCGCGAAGGACAGCAGACCGGCCGCCGCCGCAGCGGCAGTGACGGGCTGGAGATTTCCGCCATTGGCGGCCTGCAAGACCTTGTGCGTCTGTTTCGCCGCATGGCCGCCGGCGATCCGGCAGAGCGGCGACCGGGCGCAAAGCAGGATCGGCAGGATGGATAG
- a CDS encoding CvpA family protein: MDSLPFNPMDAIVVVVVLLSALVCLSLGFVHVILAISAWVGAGLVTMAMLPVARPVARQLAGEGRLFDTVPYADLAAGLALFLVSLVILWLISHFISERIRRSALNVLDRSLGALLGLAIGALMVSMAYAAYSWVVPIDSQPQWVREARATPLVRRGADTVGTVMLRYFGSAEPAAGLVIPLPVIDDAVGGITVETEDTAPAAGYTNDQTSDLDRLVDQVDSEDHSP, from the coding sequence ATGGATAGCCTGCCGTTCAACCCGATGGACGCCATCGTCGTGGTGGTGGTGCTTCTGTCGGCCCTGGTCTGTCTCTCGCTTGGCTTTGTTCACGTGATACTGGCGATCAGCGCCTGGGTCGGCGCCGGGCTGGTGACTATGGCCATGCTGCCGGTGGCGCGCCCCGTGGCCCGCCAGCTTGCCGGGGAGGGCCGACTCTTCGATACCGTCCCCTATGCCGACCTGGCCGCCGGGCTGGCTTTGTTTCTGGTCAGCCTTGTCATTTTGTGGCTGATATCCCATTTCATTTCCGAACGCATCCGACGCAGCGCCCTGAACGTTCTGGACCGCAGCCTCGGCGCCCTGCTGGGGCTGGCCATCGGCGCCCTGATGGTGTCCATGGCCTATGCCGCCTATAGCTGGGTCGTGCCGATCGACAGTCAGCCCCAGTGGGTGCGTGAAGCACGGGCAACGCCGCTTGTGCGGCGCGGCGCGGACACGGTGGGGACCGTCATGCTACGCTATTTCGGCTCTGCCGAGCCCGCCGCAGGGTTGGTCATTCCGCTACCGGTTATCGACGACGCCGTCGGTGGGATTACAGTGGAAACAGAGGACACGGCACCCGCCGCCGGCTATACGAACGACCAGACATCGGACCTGGACCGCCTGGTCGACCAGGTGGACAGCGAGGACCACAGCCCATGA
- the purF gene encoding amidophosphoribosyltransferase, whose product MMPGYGRNHDSDRFHEECGVFGVWRHKDAASLTALGLHALQHRGQEAAGIVSFDGQHFHPHRALGLVGDNFGAAETIARLPGATAIGHNRYSTSGETAIRNVQPLYADFAFGGLAIAHNGNLTNALKLRRELVADGCLFQSTTDTEVIIHLIAKTEAPQLVERIVGALRAVEGAYSLVALSQTALIGVRDPHGVRPLVLGQADGAWVLCSETCALDIIGAKYVRDVAPGELVIIDNDGLHSVHPFPRVPSRFCVFEYIYFARPDSVANGNSVYDARRRIGMELAREAPAAADVVIPVPDSGTPAAIGYAAEAGLPFELGIIRNHYVGRTFIEPTDHIRHLGVRLKHNANRAFIEGRSVVLVDDSLVRGTTSTKIVEMVRAAGAREVHFRIASPPTTHSCFYGVDTPERSKLLAHSHSVEDMRKLIGADSLAFVSLDGLYRAMGHERRSNERPAFCDACFTGDYPIPLTDRDGGDRGHQLSLLTEIT is encoded by the coding sequence ATGATGCCCGGCTACGGCAGGAATCATGACAGTGACCGCTTCCACGAGGAGTGCGGGGTTTTTGGCGTGTGGCGGCACAAGGACGCCGCCTCGCTGACGGCGCTTGGTCTGCATGCCCTGCAGCACCGCGGACAGGAGGCGGCCGGCATCGTTTCGTTCGATGGCCAGCATTTCCATCCGCACCGCGCGCTGGGGCTGGTCGGCGATAATTTCGGCGCCGCCGAGACCATTGCCCGCCTGCCCGGCGCCACGGCCATCGGCCATAACCGCTATTCCACCAGCGGTGAAACGGCGATCCGCAACGTCCAGCCCTTGTATGCGGACTTCGCCTTCGGCGGCCTGGCCATCGCCCACAACGGCAATCTGACCAACGCGCTGAAGCTGCGTCGCGAGCTGGTGGCGGACGGGTGCCTGTTCCAGTCCACAACCGACACCGAAGTCATCATTCATCTGATTGCCAAGACCGAGGCGCCGCAATTGGTGGAGCGCATCGTCGGCGCCCTGCGCGCCGTCGAGGGCGCATATTCGCTGGTTGCCCTGTCCCAAACGGCCCTGATTGGTGTGCGCGATCCGCATGGCGTACGGCCGCTGGTACTGGGTCAGGCGGACGGCGCCTGGGTGCTGTGTTCGGAAACCTGTGCGCTTGACATCATCGGTGCAAAATACGTGCGGGACGTGGCCCCCGGCGAACTGGTCATCATCGACAATGACGGCCTGCACAGCGTGCATCCCTTCCCGCGCGTACCGTCGCGCTTCTGTGTGTTCGAGTACATCTATTTCGCCCGGCCCGACTCCGTCGCCAATGGCAACAGCGTCTATGACGCGCGGCGGCGCATTGGCATGGAACTGGCACGCGAGGCCCCGGCCGCCGCCGATGTGGTCATTCCGGTACCGGACTCCGGCACCCCGGCGGCCATCGGCTATGCGGCGGAAGCCGGCCTGCCGTTTGAGCTGGGCATTATCCGAAACCATTATGTGGGCCGCACGTTTATTGAGCCGACCGATCACATCCGCCATCTGGGCGTACGCCTGAAACACAATGCCAACCGCGCCTTTATCGAGGGGCGCAGCGTTGTCCTGGTGGACGATTCCCTGGTACGGGGCACCACATCCACCAAGATCGTCGAGATGGTCCGCGCCGCCGGCGCCAGAGAGGTCCATTTCCGTATCGCCAGTCCGCCAACCACACATTCCTGTTTTTATGGGGTAGATACGCCGGAGCGCAGCAAGCTGCTGGCGCACAGTCATTCGGTGGAGGATATGCGTAAGCTGATCGGCGCCGACAGCCTGGCGTTTGTATCGCTGGACGGGCTGTACCGCGCCATGGGCCACGAACGGCGGAGCAATGAGAGGCCGGCCTTCTGCGACGCCTGCTTCACCGGTGACTATCCCATCCCGCTGACCGATCGTGATGGCGGCGACCGCGGGCACCAGCTTTCCCTGCTGACGGAAATCACCTGA
- a CDS encoding SDR family oxidoreductase, translated as MVQQTARTGPTAQTGQAVGSRLAGRIALVTGASRGVGQAVARRFAAEGAHVVAVARTVGGLEELDDAIRQQAAQSGTRDGAGATLVPMDLRQPDALDALGQALYERFGRLDIVVGNAAVIGVSGPLTHMDVKVFAEVMAVNVTANWRLLRSVDPLLRQSTAGRAIFVTDRISHDAAPYLGPYAASKQALEAMVRAYAMETRLTPVKANLIALGPVATTLRASFMPGEDQSRLATPDTVSEIFVRMADTAWTGSGEIVDGT; from the coding sequence ATGGTTCAGCAGACCGCCCGGACCGGGCCAACCGCCCAGACGGGGCAGGCTGTTGGTAGTCGCCTGGCCGGCCGTATCGCCCTGGTGACCGGCGCCTCGCGCGGCGTCGGCCAGGCGGTCGCCCGGCGATTCGCCGCCGAGGGCGCTCATGTGGTGGCCGTTGCGCGGACGGTCGGCGGTCTGGAAGAGCTGGACGACGCCATCCGCCAGCAGGCTGCCCAAAGCGGCACCAGGGACGGTGCTGGCGCCACCCTGGTGCCGATGGACCTCCGGCAGCCCGACGCTCTGGACGCGCTGGGTCAGGCCTTGTACGAGCGCTTTGGCCGGCTGGATATCGTCGTCGGCAATGCCGCGGTGATTGGTGTGTCGGGCCCGTTGACCCATATGGATGTGAAGGTCTTCGCCGAAGTGATGGCGGTCAACGTTACCGCCAACTGGCGTCTGCTACGCAGTGTCGACCCCCTGCTGCGGCAGAGCACGGCGGGACGGGCGATCTTCGTCACCGATCGCATCAGCCATGACGCCGCCCCCTATCTTGGCCCCTACGCCGCCAGCAAACAGGCGCTGGAAGCCATGGTGCGGGCTTATGCCATGGAAACGCGCCTGACCCCGGTCAAGGCCAATCTGATCGCCCTGGGGCCGGTCGCGACAACCCTGCGGGCCAGTTTCATGCCGGGTGAAGATCAGAGCCGGCTGGCAACGCCGGACACGGTCAGCGAGATCTTTGTCCGTATGGCCGATACCGCCTGGACCGGCAGCGGAGAAATCGTCGACGGCACCTGA
- a CDS encoding YHS domain-containing (seleno)protein: MATFIRDRRVPVFLTGLLLLVALPFASAGPAGAAERVNTNDSAFAIGGYDPVAYFTTGAPARGLEAFAHTWNGATWLFVSAAHRDLFAGDPEAYAPQYGGWCSWAVAHGYTARIDPDAWDIVDGKLYLNFSTFTQIRWRLAPSRYIADGDANWLRLSQ; encoded by the coding sequence ATGGCGACCTTCATACGAGACCGGCGTGTCCCTGTATTCCTAACCGGGCTGCTTCTGCTTGTGGCCCTGCCATTCGCTAGCGCGGGGCCGGCTGGCGCGGCTGAACGGGTGAATACCAACGACTCCGCCTTCGCCATCGGCGGCTATGACCCGGTCGCCTATTTTACCACCGGCGCGCCGGCCAGAGGGCTTGAGGCATTCGCCCATACCTGGAATGGCGCTACCTGGCTGTTCGTCAGCGCCGCCCACCGCGATCTTTTCGCCGGTGACCCGGAAGCCTATGCGCCGCAATACGGCGGCTGGTGTTCATGGGCGGTGGCACACGGTTATACGGCGCGCATCGATCCCGATGCCTGGGACATAGTTGACGGCAAGCTGTATCTGAACTTCTCCACCTTCACGCAGATACGCTGGCGCCTGGCGCCCAGCCGCTACATCGCCGATGGCGACGCCAACTGGCTGCGCCTCAGTCAGTAG
- the der gene encoding ribosome biogenesis GTPase Der gives MAPAAAASAAQTPDDGAPEATVTVAILGRPNVGKSTLFNRLVGRRLALVHDRPGVTRDWREADASLADLRFRLIDTAGLDDAVDDSLAARMSARSIAAAELADVTLLVFDARVGVTPVDEAFARQLRRLGRPVILLANKCEGRVADDGLTEAYALGLGDPVAISAEHGDGMAGLHSALAPWLDALAAGEGAAGPDGPQDRAGSAGALPPDDAEAPPLRLAIIGRPNVGKSTLINRLVGEDRLMTGPEAGLTRESIPVQWRWRDRRVRLVDTAGMRRRSRVTERLERMSVGESERAMRLAEVVVLVIDATQPMEHQEMTLLGKVLDEGRAVVVAVNKWDQVPRDQRRATLDELALSLSEVISQTRGMPLVPVSALTGEAMDDLMPAVVEVHDAWNRRIGTGPLNRWLADAVQAHPPPRVSGGRAVRLRYITQAKARPPTFLVWSNRADSLQEGYMRYLVNGLREHFDLGGTPIRLLMRRGKNPFVDRAEG, from the coding sequence ATGGCGCCGGCCGCCGCGGCCTCCGCCGCACAAACGCCCGATGATGGCGCGCCGGAAGCCACCGTGACGGTGGCCATCCTTGGTCGTCCCAATGTGGGAAAGTCCACTCTGTTCAATCGTCTCGTCGGGCGTCGGCTGGCTCTGGTCCATGACCGGCCCGGTGTCACCCGCGACTGGCGCGAGGCGGACGCCAGCCTGGCCGATCTTCGCTTTCGCCTGATAGACACCGCCGGGCTTGACGATGCGGTAGACGATTCCCTTGCCGCGCGAATGAGCGCGCGCAGCATCGCCGCGGCGGAACTGGCCGACGTTACGCTGCTGGTTTTTGACGCCCGGGTCGGCGTCACGCCAGTGGACGAAGCCTTTGCCCGGCAGCTGCGCCGGCTTGGCCGCCCGGTCATTCTGCTGGCCAACAAGTGTGAAGGGCGGGTGGCGGATGACGGGCTGACGGAGGCCTATGCCCTGGGTCTTGGCGATCCGGTAGCCATTTCCGCCGAGCATGGCGACGGTATGGCCGGGCTGCACTCGGCATTGGCTCCGTGGCTCGATGCGCTGGCCGCCGGCGAAGGGGCCGCCGGGCCGGACGGGCCGCAAGATCGCGCCGGGTCAGCCGGGGCGCTGCCGCCGGACGACGCAGAAGCGCCGCCGCTGCGGCTGGCCATCATCGGCCGGCCCAATGTGGGCAAGTCCACCTTGATCAATCGTCTGGTTGGCGAGGATCGTCTGATGACCGGGCCGGAGGCCGGCCTGACTCGCGAGTCCATTCCCGTGCAGTGGCGCTGGCGTGACCGACGGGTCCGTCTGGTGGATACCGCCGGTATGCGCCGCCGGTCGCGCGTGACCGAGCGGCTGGAGCGCATGAGCGTCGGCGAGTCGGAGCGCGCCATGCGCCTGGCCGAGGTGGTGGTTCTGGTCATTGACGCCACCCAGCCCATGGAGCATCAGGAAATGACCTTGCTGGGCAAGGTGCTGGACGAGGGGCGCGCGGTCGTTGTGGCGGTCAATAAATGGGACCAGGTGCCGCGCGATCAGAGACGGGCGACACTCGACGAACTGGCTCTCAGCCTGTCGGAAGTCATTTCCCAGACCCGCGGCATGCCTCTGGTGCCCGTGTCGGCACTTACCGGCGAAGCCATGGACGATCTCATGCCGGCGGTGGTGGAAGTGCATGACGCCTGGAACCGGCGGATCGGGACAGGACCGCTCAACCGCTGGTTGGCGGACGCCGTACAGGCCCATCCGCCGCCGCGTGTCAGCGGCGGCCGCGCGGTGCGGCTGCGCTACATAACCCAGGCCAAGGCCCGCCCGCCAACCTTCCTTGTGTGGTCCAACCGCGCCGATTCCCTGCAGGAGGGCTATATGCGCTATCTGGTCAACGGGCTGCGCGAGCACTTCGATCTCGGCGGTACACCGATCCGCTTGCTCATGCGTCGCGGCAAGAACCCATTCGTTGACCGCGCCGAAGGATGA
- a CDS encoding PQQ-binding-like beta-propeller repeat protein has product MGQPAVQPPRRAGRFALVALALVVAACGGGPEEEILPGTRISVMDFDRALQPNASISDVRVSLPRPAVNEAWPGTNGFPSHVQGHLALGDSLRPAWRTSVGSGAGSRENLVSPPTVAQGLAFAMDADGRVSAVDLESGQQRWRRDLAPDHEREGLWGGGIAWQDGRLYVATGFAQVIALDAVTGSELWRRRLSGPMRSGPTVVGNRLFVLTIDNRLTALATDDGSELWTHAAIEETAAILGGASPAVASGVVVAAFSSGEIFALREENGRPLWSDTLAALRRIDAVSSLADIRGAPVIAGDQVIAASHSGRMVAIDLPTGRRIWELPAGGINMPWVAGDYVFTVTSDGQVLAIQRQTGQVRWTTALARFTDADEDQRIAWYGPVLAGDRLILAGSHGVALALSPYTGALLGSLDLGGPLSVPPVVARGQVLFLTNAAQLLAYR; this is encoded by the coding sequence ATGGGCCAGCCGGCCGTGCAGCCGCCGCGCCGCGCCGGGCGCTTCGCGCTGGTGGCTCTGGCGCTGGTCGTCGCCGCCTGCGGCGGCGGACCGGAAGAGGAGATTCTGCCGGGAACCCGCATCTCGGTAATGGATTTCGACCGGGCGCTGCAACCGAACGCCTCGATCAGCGATGTGCGCGTTTCCTTGCCGCGGCCGGCGGTCAATGAAGCGTGGCCAGGGACCAACGGTTTTCCAAGCCATGTGCAGGGTCACCTCGCGCTGGGTGATAGCCTGCGGCCGGCCTGGCGCACGTCGGTCGGTTCGGGCGCTGGATCCCGTGAAAACCTTGTCAGTCCACCGACGGTTGCCCAGGGGCTGGCCTTTGCCATGGACGCCGATGGCCGGGTCAGCGCGGTCGATCTTGAAAGCGGGCAGCAGCGGTGGCGTCGCGATCTGGCGCCCGATCATGAACGCGAAGGTCTTTGGGGCGGCGGCATTGCCTGGCAGGACGGCCGGCTCTATGTGGCCACCGGATTCGCCCAGGTGATCGCCCTGGACGCCGTCACCGGGTCGGAACTCTGGCGTCGCCGGCTCAGTGGGCCCATGCGCTCCGGGCCGACCGTCGTTGGCAACCGTCTGTTTGTGCTGACCATCGATAACCGCCTGACGGCCCTGGCGACGGACGATGGCAGTGAGTTGTGGACCCATGCGGCTATTGAGGAAACCGCTGCGATCCTGGGCGGCGCCAGTCCGGCGGTGGCTTCGGGGGTGGTTGTTGCCGCATTCTCTTCGGGCGAGATATTCGCCCTTAGAGAGGAGAATGGCCGTCCGCTGTGGAGCGACACGCTGGCGGCGCTGCGCCGCATCGATGCGGTGTCTTCGTTGGCGGACATTCGCGGCGCGCCGGTCATTGCCGGGGATCAGGTGATCGCGGCCAGTCATTCCGGCCGCATGGTGGCCATCGACCTGCCGACCGGGCGGCGCATCTGGGAACTGCCGGCCGGCGGCATCAACATGCCCTGGGTTGCCGGCGATTATGTGTTCACGGTGACCTCCGACGGTCAGGTTCTGGCCATCCAGCGTCAGACCGGGCAGGTGCGCTGGACTACCGCACTGGCGCGATTCACCGATGCGGACGAGGATCAGCGGATAGCCTGGTATGGCCCGGTGCTGGCCGGCGACCGGCTCATTCTGGCCGGCTCCCATGGGGTGGCGCTTGCTCTGTCGCCCTACACCGGCGCGCTGCTGGGCAGCCTCGATCTCGGTGGCCCGCTATCCGTGCCGCCGGTGGTGGCCAGAGGACAGGTGCTGTTCCTGACCAACGCGGCGCAACTTCTCGCCTACCGCTAG
- a CDS encoding tetratricopeptide repeat protein translates to MSDNGRPSDDGLIRQVDEEVRRDRMTTLMRRYGPMAVVAAVIVVVVAASVVGWRAWQTSQRIEAGNAYAQALGLIGAGRLDEAAQAMQDIAAAAPAGYAALARLQGAAVRAEAGDPGAASALFAAVADDRAADPQLRQFAALMVAQHGFDQLPDDVLRARLDPLAADDSIWRFSARELLAHMALRQGDSARGRDLLAALASDPASPDGVRARARDMLSALGGPQ, encoded by the coding sequence ATGTCTGACAATGGCCGCCCGTCTGACGACGGCCTGATCCGCCAGGTGGATGAAGAAGTCCGTCGCGACCGCATGACCACGTTGATGCGGCGTTACGGGCCGATGGCGGTTGTCGCGGCCGTTATCGTGGTTGTGGTGGCGGCATCCGTCGTCGGCTGGCGTGCCTGGCAGACCAGCCAGCGGATCGAGGCCGGAAACGCATACGCCCAGGCGTTGGGGCTGATTGGCGCCGGCCGCCTGGACGAGGCGGCACAGGCCATGCAGGACATCGCCGCCGCGGCGCCGGCCGGTTATGCCGCGCTCGCTCGATTGCAGGGTGCCGCGGTCCGTGCCGAGGCAGGTGATCCCGGCGCTGCCAGCGCGCTCTTCGCCGCCGTCGCTGACGACCGCGCCGCCGACCCGCAACTGCGTCAGTTCGCCGCCCTCATGGTGGCCCAGCACGGTTTCGATCAATTGCCTGACGATGTGCTTCGCGCGCGTCTGGACCCGTTGGCGGCGGACGACAGCATCTGGCGTTTCTCGGCCCGTGAATTGCTGGCCCATATGGCGCTGCGCCAGGGTGACAGCGCGCGCGGCCGCGACTTGCTGGCGGCTCTGGCGTCGGACCCGGCCTCGCCCGATGGGGTGCGGGCGCGGGCGCGCGATATGCTGTCCGCGCTGGGCGGGCCGCAGTGA
- a CDS encoding thioredoxin family protein — MAEQAPPVCDFGWKAADFSLAGVDGRTWTLADVRGPNGLLVMFICNHCPYVKSAIDRIVRDCTELAAMGVGAIAIMSNDTATYPADSFDNMKAFASANGMSFPYVIDETQAVARTYGAVCTPDFFGFNRDMELQYRGRLDALGPKPTVPGVRRELFEAMSQVAQSGKGPAGQVASIGCSIKWRDAA, encoded by the coding sequence ATGGCCGAACAGGCTCCGCCGGTGTGTGACTTTGGCTGGAAAGCGGCTGACTTTTCTCTTGCCGGCGTGGATGGCCGGACCTGGACGCTGGCTGACGTGCGCGGGCCCAATGGTCTGCTGGTCATGTTCATCTGCAACCACTGTCCCTACGTCAAGTCCGCCATCGACCGCATCGTCCGTGATTGCACCGAGCTGGCGGCCATGGGGGTTGGCGCCATCGCCATCATGTCCAACGACACCGCGACCTACCCGGCCGATTCATTCGACAACATGAAGGCCTTTGCCAGCGCCAATGGCATGTCCTTCCCCTACGTCATCGATGAGACGCAAGCCGTGGCCAGAACCTATGGCGCCGTGTGTACGCCGGATTTCTTCGGTTTCAATAGAGACATGGAACTGCAGTATCGTGGCCGCCTCGATGCGCTGGGGCCGAAGCCGACTGTGCCGGGAGTCCGCCGCGAACTGTTCGAAGCCATGAGCCAGGTGGCGCAAAGCGGCAAGGGGCCGGCCGGTCAGGTGGCCAGCATCGGCTGCTCCATCAAGTGGCGCGACGCAGCGTGA